A genome region from Bombus terrestris chromosome 10, iyBomTerr1.2, whole genome shotgun sequence includes the following:
- the LOC100645800 gene encoding pancreatic lipase-related protein 2, giving the protein MFNASLSLIYPTLLSTLTGANSTALENAEGNLPLFNQDNSLLSDLEQNIPHPYLETITFTLYTRKNPEIGEVLVLNDTSSVQASQWNPKRKTAIITHGWVNSGSSPSCTLIRDALIKVTNWNVIVVDWSKIAGNLIYPIVAYHIPLVALHVASFVNFMRTEAGLRTSKLRIIGHSFGAQIAGLSAREVGKSSRVAEVIALDPAKPLFELKKAGDRVDKSDAKNVQVIHTCAGTLGMGISIGTSDFYANDGRHQPGCGLNLLGICAHLRSYELYAESITNPKGFLGTRADGATAYMGGTILDPKANGTYYFKTTSQHPFALGG; this is encoded by the exons ATGTTTAACGCATCGTTATCGCTGA tttatCCTACGCTACTTTCGACGTTGACAGGAGCCAATTCTACGGCCCTTGAGAATGCAGAAGGAAACTTGCCTCTGTTCAATCAGGATAATAGCCTACTAAGTGATTTGGAGCAGAATATTCCACATCCCTATTTGGAAACGATCACTTTCACGCTTTACACAAG aAAAAACCCTGAAATTGGCGAGGTCCTAGTATTAAACGACACAAGCTCGGTTCAAGCGAGTCAATGGAACCCGAAAAGAAAAACCGCTATAATCACTCACGGTTGGGTTAACAGTGGTTCAAGTCCGTCGTGTACACTCATACGCGATG caCTTATTAAGGTCACGAATTGGAACGTCATTGTGGTCGATTGGAGTAAGATAGCAGGAAACTTGATTTACCCCATCGTTGCATACCACATACCACTCGTTGCTCTCCACGTAGCTAGTTTCGTAAATTTCATGCGAACTGAGGCTGGTTTGCGAACGTCCAAGTTGAGAATTATTGGACACTCATTCGGCGCTCAAATCGCGGGCTTGAGCGCGAGGGAGGTAGGAAAATCGAGCCGAGTGGCGGAAGTTATCG CGCTCGACCCTGCCAAGCCATTGTTTGAACTCAAAAAAGCCGGTGATAGAGTTGATAAATCGGACGCAAAAAATGTTCAAGTTATTCACACATGTGCCGGAACGTTAGGTATGGGTATCTCGATTGGTACTTCAGACTTCTATGCGAATGATGGAAGACATCAACCAGGATGCGGCCTTAACTTATTGG GGATTTGCGCACATTTGCGTAGCTACGAATTGTACGCTGAATCAATTACGAATCCGAAAGGCTTTCTCGGCACACGTGCAGATGGTGCAACAGCATACATGGGCGGTACTATCCTCGATCCTAA AGCTAATGGAACCTATTACTTCAAAACTACCAGTCAGCATCCTTTTGCTCTTGGTGGATAA